A region from the Aegilops tauschii subsp. strangulata cultivar AL8/78 chromosome 5, Aet v6.0, whole genome shotgun sequence genome encodes:
- the LOC109750642 gene encoding tetraspanin-8 — protein MVRLSNTMIGILNAITFLLSVPILAGGIWLRARADGTECERYLAAPVIVLGVFLMLVSIAGLVGACCRVTCLLWFYLVAMFLLIVVLLGITVFAFVVTHKGTGEAVSGRGFKEYRLGDYSTWLQRRVENDRNWNRIRGCLQDAKVCKSLEDRRDTVQQFMSSDLSPIQSGCCKPPISCGFTYVNGTQWSGPAKSTEPDCGAWSNDDGALCYGCQSCKAGVVATLKRNWKRSAIINIVFLVFIVIVYSVGCCAFRNNRRDHRNGGGYKQQGAYA, from the exons ATGGTGCGGCTGAGCAACACCATGATCGGGATCCTGAACGCCATCACCTTCCTCCTCTCGGTGCCGATCCTGGCGGGGGGTATCTGGCTGCGCGCGCGCGCCGACGGCACCGAGTGCGAGCGGTACCTGGCGGCGCCGGTCATCGTCCTGGGGGTCTTCCTCATGCTCGTCTCCATCGCGGGGCTTGTCGGCGCCTGCTGCCGCGTGACATGCCTCCTCTGGTTCTACCTCGTCGCCATGTTCCTGCTCATCGTCGTCCTCCTCGGCATCACCGTCTTCGCCTTCGTCGTCACGCACAAGGGCACCGGCGAGGCCGTCTCCGGCCGCGGGTTCAAGGAGTACCGGCTCGGGGACTACTCCACCTGGCTGCAGAGGCGGGTGGAGAACGACAGGAACTGGAACAGGATCAGGGGGTGCCTCCAGGACGCCAAGGTCTGCAAGTCGCTCGAGGACAGGAGGGACACGGTCCAACAGTTCATGTCCTCCGATCTCTCCCCCATCCAG TCCGGCTGCTGCAAGCCTCCGATCAGCTGCGGCTTCACCTACGTCAACGGCACGCAGTGGAGCGGCCCGGCCAAGTCGACGGAGCCCGACTGCGGTGCGTGGTCCAACGACGACGGGGCGCTCTGCTACGGCTGCCAGTCGTGCAAGGCCGGCGTGGTGGCCACGCTCAAGCGCAACTGGAAGCGCTCCGCCATCATCAACATCGTCTTCCTCGTCTTCATCGTCATCGTCTACTCCGTCGGCTGCTGCGCCTTCAGGAACAACCGCCGCGACCACCGCAACGGCGGCGGGTACAAGCAGCAGGGCGCGTACGCTTGA
- the LOC109750641 gene encoding WAT1-related protein At4g28040, producing the protein MLLLSRRLPRARAADLSRAMAMAGGGWRAWAERHKPCVAMVLVQLFYSLVDMALKTAYGLGMRPIVFVAYRQGIAAAALLLASLAARGLTLRPMAVGPRAFALLFLASLASATGQYFYFMGLQLASPSMARATTNLAPGITFAIAAVIGLEKVDLRSSRSIAKIVGTVVCLAGAMLMAFFKGPKLLGALLLPATGDWVKGGIYLMGNAFCFSIWYILQVPVCKSYLDPLSLATWMCFLATLQCAVMAFFLEANYMEIWKLASIWELPCILYGGVFASGANFFMQSWCISVKGPLYSAIFTPLSAVITTILSTLVLHEELHIGSVLGAIVIILGLYVVLWGKADDASSEGLAIRSDDSESILEQDCMGVKVESGTNLSEPLLLSENADADASRCQ; encoded by the exons ATGCTCCTACTTAGCCGGCGGCTGCCGAGAGCGCGCGCGGCGGATCTCTCGCGCGCGATGGCGatggcgggcggcggctggcggGCGTGGGCGGAGCGGCACAAGCCGTGCGTGGCCATGGTGCTGGTGCAGCTCTTCTACTCGCTGGTGGACATGGCGCTCAAGACGGCCTACGGGCTGGGCATGCGCCCCATCGTCTTCGTCGCCTACCGCCAgggcatcgccgccgccgcgctcctcctcgcctcgctcgccgccAGGGGGCTCACGCTGCGCCCCATGGCCGTCGGCCCCCGGGCCTTCGCCCTCCTCTTCCTCGCCTCCCTCGCCAG CGCGACGGGGCAGTACTTCTACTTCATGGGGCTGCAGCTCGCGTCGCCGTCCATGGCCAGGGCCACCACCAACCTCGCCCCGGGCATCACCTTCGCCATCGCCGCCGTCATCGG GCTGGAGAAGGTGGACTTGAGGAGCTCAAGGAGCATCGCCAAGATCGTCGGCACCGTCGTCTGCCTTGCCGGAGCAATGCTCATGGCGTTCTTCAAGGGCCCAAAGCTTCTCGGCGCCCTCCTCCTGCCGGCGACCGGTGACTGGGTGAAAGGCGGCATCTACCTCATGGGGAACGCCTTCTGTTTCTCCATATGGTACATCTTGCAG GTACCGGTCTGTAAATCCTATCTCGATCCACTATCCTTGGCAACCTGGATGTGCTTCCTAGCGACCTTGCAATGCGCGGTGATGGCCTTCTTCCTAGAAGCCAACTACATGGAGATCTGGAAGCTTGCTTCTATTTGGGAGCTCCCCTGCATCTTATACGGA GGCGTTTTCGCATCGGGCGCAAACTTTTTCATGCAATCTTGGTGCATATCAGTGAAAGGCCCACTTTACAGCGCAATTTTTACACCGCTGAGCGCGGTCATCACAACAATATTATCTACGCTCGTCCTTCACGAGGAACTGCATATTGGGAG CGTGTTGGGTGCTATTGTGATCATCCTAGGCCTGTATGTCGTGCTGTGGGGTAAAGCTGATGACGCAAGCAGTGAGGGGCTGGCCATCCGTTCTGATGATTCTGAAAGCATTTTAGAGCAAGATTGCATGGGTGTGAAAGTAGAAAGTGGGACCAATCTTTCAGAACCATTGTTATTATCTGAAAACGCGGACGCTGATGCTTCGAGATGCCAATGA
- the LOC109750640 gene encoding WAT1-related protein At4g30420 — MAMEEHKPLAAMVVVQCIYAAMALWAKAMFSRGMNPMVFVVYRQAIATAVLVPITLLANRKRLKEIVCIGTTGFALVFLASLVGATANQYMYYQGIYLGSSSMATAMTNLIPAITFVLATSVGLESVEIRKPRSLAKIFGTAVCVGGAMVMTFLKGPKLLHDSLGVGGAGLDLDDLLLLNSPASRNWVMGALFLVGSSSCWSLWLIIQVPICKSYVDPLTLSAWMCFLSTAQMALLNSFVLPDLDAWKINSLFELMGCIFAGAVGSGVTFYLQSWCITVRGPLYSAMFNPLCTVVTTVLATVILHEQPHIGSLLGAFAVVAGLYIVLWGKAGDAKIRRAAEHAEDLEKTWSGSQLLDAESTITEPLLADDNQIEK, encoded by the exons ATGGCCATGGAGGAGCACAAGCCGCTGGCGGCCATGGTGGTGGTGCAGTGCATCTACGCGGCCATGGCGCTGTGGGCCAAGGCCATGTTCAGCCGCGGCATGAACCCCATGGTGTTCGTCGTCTACAGGCAGGCCATCGCCACCGCTGTCCTCGTCCCCATCACCTTGCTCGCCAACAG GAAGAGGCTGAAGGAGATTGTTTGCATCGGGACGACAGGCTTCGCGCTGGTGTTCTTGGCCTCTCTCGTCGG GGCGACGGCGAATCAGTACATGTACTACCAAGGCATCTACCTGGGATCATCGTCCATGGCGACGGCCATGACGAACCTAATACCGGCGATCACCTTCGTGCTGGCGACGTCAGTAGG TCTAGAAAGCGTGGAGATCAGGAAGCCGCGAAGCTTGGCCAAGATATTCGGCACCGCCGTCTGCGTCGGAGGCGCCATGGTCATGACCTTCCTCAAGGGTCCCAAGCTGCTGCACGACTCGCTGGGCGTCGGCGGCGCCGGGCTGGACCTGGACGACCTGCTTCTTCTCAACTCGCCGGCGAGCCGGAACTGGGTGATGGGCGCGCTGTTCCTCGTCGGCAGCAGCTCCTGCTGGTCGCTCTGGCTCATCATACAG GTTCCGATCTGCAAATCGTACGTGGATCCCCTGACGCTGTCGGCCTGGATGTGCTTCCTGTCCACGGCGCAGATGGCGTTGCTCAACTCCTTCGTGCTGCCGGACCTCGACGCCTGGAAGATCAACTCGCTCTTCGAGCTCATGGGCTGCATCTTCGCC GGCGCGGTTGGGTCAGGCGTGACGTTCTACCTGCAGTCGTGGTGCATAACGGTGAGGGGCCCTCTCTACTCGGCCATGTTCAACCCCCTCTGCACCGTCGTCACCACCGTGCTCGCCACCGTCATCCTCCACGAACAGCCACACATCGGAAG CTTGTTGGGTGCATTCGCCGTCGTCGCCGGGCTGTACATTGTGCTGTGGGGCAAAGCAGGGGACGCCAAgatccggcgggcggcggagcaCGCCGAAGATCTGGAGAAGACATGGTCGGGCTCGCAGCTCCTCGACGCGGAAAGTACGATCACCGAGCCGCTCCTAGCGGACGACAACCAGATCGAGAAGTAG